A stretch of DNA from Thermanaerosceptrum fracticalcis:
CCATAGCCAGAGCGATATTTTTAATTCTTCGCACCAGACTAACATTGGTAGCTAAAACACCTTTACTGTAATAAATGTTATCTTCCAAGCCCACGCGCACATTGCCGCCTAAGGCCAGCGCCATGGTCGATAACGGCACATGGTCTTTCCCAATGGCAGATACGGTCCACGTAGCACCTTGGGGTAGATTCTGATACAGAAAGAAAAGCTGTTGGAAACTAGCGGGTTGGGAACCAGGCACACCGAGAACAAGGTTAATTTGCAGGGGCCAGTCGATGACACCCTGTTTGACAAGCTGCATGGCATTTGCCAGCATCGCTGTGTCAAAAACTTCTATTTCAGGTTTCACACCATAAGCTCGCATTTGTCCCGCCAAATAAGCAATAGTCTCAGGGTCGTTCAAATTTGCCTTGGTCGGAAAATTGGATGACCCTGTAGCCAGACTGGCCATCTCGGGTTTAAGACAAATCATTTGTCCCCTTTCCAGGTAAGAGTTTCCTGCCCGGCCCCCTGTAGAGAGCTGTGTAATAATGTCACAATCCTTTTTCTCCGCCAAACGCTCTAAAATCTCCCTGTAAACATTCACATCCGAGGTTGGTTTGCCTTCTTTGTCCCTGGCATGAATATGGGCAACTGACGCTCCTTCTTTCCAGCATTCATATATTTGATCTGCAATTTCTTGGGGCGTTACGGGGAGATGGGGATTCATCTCTTTGGTTGGCACATTGCCTGTTGGCGCTATCGTTATAATTACTTTGTTTCCCATTTGCATCTTCCCTCCTGTGCTAATCCTCACTTATACTGAGAGATCCTTTTTTCAAACTCACGGAAGCCCCCTTCCATCCGCTCCACCAGTTCATCGGCTTCCGCCCTGGTCATAATCAGGGGAGGTGCCAATAAGAACTGGTCGCCATTCTCTCCATCGGCCATACCGTTGCCGGGATATACGATGACGCCGAAATCCATCAAAGTTACGGTAAGTTTCTCAGCAATATTCAGGGAAGCAGGGAAAGGTTCCTTAGTATCTTTATTCTTAACGATTTCTACCCCTTGCATCAGGCCTTTACCACGTACATCACCCACATACCAGAATGGCAGTAATTTTTCCTGTAGTTGTGTTAAGAGATACTCTCCCACGTTGCGGGAATTTTCTACCAGATTATCTTCCAGGATGGTCTTGACTACAGCCACAGCTACGGCAGCCGATAAGGGATTTCCGCCGTAAGTATGGCCGTGGACAAAGGAACCCGAACCGTTTTTAAAAACCTCGTAAATCTCATCTTTAGCAATAACACCGCCCAGGGGTGAATATCCGGCGCTCATGCCTTTGGCCACACAAATCAAATCAGGCACCACTCCCCACTCCTCTATGGCGAACATGGAACCGGTGCGGCCAAAACCGGTCATTACTTCATCGGCAATGAACAGGATATCGTAATGATCGCAAATCTGCCGGATTATTTTAAAATAGTCCTTATGAGGCACCAGGGCCCCGCAGGCCGCACCCACAACGGGCTCGGCTATAAAGGCGGCAATGGTATCGGCCCCTTCCAGCTTTATTGCTCTCTCTAAATCCAGGGCACATTCCACACTGCATGTTTCTTGGTCTTTATCAAAGGAGCAGCGATAACAGTAGGCCGGCGCCACATGGGGAAAATTCAGAAGTAAAGGCGAATATTTTTTGCGCCGTTTATCGCCTGTCATGGAAAGGGCGCCTATGGTGTTGCCATGAAAACTCTGCCAGCGGGAAATGATGCGGTACTTAGACGACTTGCCGTCCCGTTCCAAATAGTACTGACGTGCCATTTTGAGGGCTGATTCGGTGGCTTCAGAACCACCCGAGACCAGATATAACTTGTTTAATGAACCGGGAGCCAGGTGAGCTACAAGATCGGCCAGTTCTTTGACAGGACCGGAGGTCCATCTGGATAAATGGGTAAAAGCTACTTTTTCGGCCTGCTCTGTCATGGCTTTTATTACACGGGGATGTCCATGGCCCAGGTTGGCCACGGCTGAACCTGAACAGGCGTCAATATACTTTTTCCCCTCCTTATCATATAAATATATACCTTTACCGTAGTCAACTTCCGGATAGCTTTTGCGCAAGTTCCGGTAAAAAACATTATCCATACTACTTCCCCCTTTGTTTATGATTTTTTTCCTTCATTATACTATATATTATGCAGGAATTGCATCATTATTTTATAAACACTTTTTATGTAATAAAATCCTTGCTAACATAAATTGCGCGAAAATACTGTATACAGGTGGATTTCCTGCATATTATAGGTTATAATGAATAATAACATGCAAAAGAAGATTTTAAAAGGAGGAGAGAGAATGAGGAAGAAAAGTATTGCAATGCTAGTCCTGGTTATCTTCGCTATAAGCATTGCCCTCACCGGCTGCAGCGGCGGCAGTAAAAGCCAGCCGCAGAAGGAAGAGAAACCCAAGGTAGCTCAATTGTTCCTGCTTACCGGTTCCACAGGGGGTACCTACTATCCTTTAGGGGGAGCCATGGCCAATACCTGGAACAAGCATCTGGCCGGTAAAGTCCAGGTTACTTCCCAGCCTTCCGGCGCCTCGGTAGAAAACCTCAAACGGATTGGTAAAGGTGAAGCCCAGTTGGGTATGGCCATGAACAACATCGCAGACCAGGCCTGGAAAGGTGAAGGTGATGCCTTCAAGGATACAGGAGCTATTAAGAACTTCCGCACTATCGGTGTTATTTATCCCGAAGTATATCAAGGGATTGCCGCAGCAGATAGTAAAATTGAATCCATTGCTGATTTAAAAGGAAAGAAAGTGGCTATCGGTCCTACGGGCAGCGGTACAGCCGTCATTTCCAAGGATATTTTTGCTGAATATGGACTTAAACTTGAAGATTTCAAACCCGAATACGCCGGTTTTGGTGATGCGGCAGGTAAGTTTAAAGACGGCCATATTGATGCCAACTTTGGTGTACTGAGTGTACCGGCAGCCGCTATCCAGGACGTTATGACTGTACGCAAGATCAAGATTATTGAAATCAAAGGCGACATGTTTGAGAAGCTAAAAGCTAAATACCCCTTCTTCAGCCAGTATGTGATTCCCGCCGGTACCTACGGTAATGAGAAAGATGCTTACACCATTAACATGCAGGCGGCCTTATACTGTAAAGCAGACCTGCCTGAAGACCTGGTCTATGATTTAACTAAAGTTTTCTATGAACAAAGTGCCGAAATTGCTGCCGCCCATGCTGCAGGTAAGTACATTAAACTGGAAAAAGCTTTGGACGGTATCACTACTCCTCTTCATCCCGGTGCGGTAAAGTACTATAAAGAAAAAGGGATTAAGATTCCTGACAATATTATGCCGAAATAAATAATTCTCCTAAATTGGGGACATTCCCGTCCATTTTCCGACTTCCGAAGTCCGACCCAAATCACTAGTAACTAACAACTAATAACTAGTAACTTCTCAGATAAGCAGGTGTGTCCATTACCGATGGGGACATTCCCGTCCCCAAAGAACGGCTAATACTTCAGCGGGTGTGTCCCCTTTCCTTTGCCGAAGAGGCCGGTGCCTTGCCTGGTGCAGGTGGCCGGTCTTTTCTATAAACATATTTTCCTGCTAAAACATGCTCCGCTTCCTGTAACACTTTTATATAAAGAAAGGGGTATGAGAATGAAATGCAATAAAGATGAGGTTACAAATGTAGGAATTAATTTAAAAGCAGGAACGGCGGAAGAAATCATGGCTAAATACGATCGTGAATTTGCCTTTCGTAAGTTCCAAGGACCCTGGGCCCGTATCATCACAATAATATGTGTAATTTGGTCCCTGGGGCAATTATATACGGCTGCTTTTGGTATCTTCCCTTCCACCCTGCAAAGAGCCCCTCACGTCGGTTTCGCACTGGTCCTGATTTTTCTTTTGTATCCAGCCATGCGCAAAAGTAAAAGTATAAAAATTCCCTGGTATGACTACATACTGGCTATACTCTCTGCCTTAGTATCCTTGTACCATGTGATTTTTTATGAAGACCTTATCAACAGAGCAGGAAATTTTAATGACATGGATATGTGGATATCTGTTATCGCAGTTCTCCTGATCATCGAAGCTACACGTAGAATTGCCGGCCCTGTCATCACTTCTTTGGGAGTTGTTTTCCTGTTATACGCTTATTTTGGTCCAGAATTTTCCGGGTTTTTAGCCCATCCGGGCTTTACTGTGAAAAGAATTGCTA
This window harbors:
- a CDS encoding TAXI family TRAP transporter solute-binding subunit gives rise to the protein MRKKSIAMLVLVIFAISIALTGCSGGSKSQPQKEEKPKVAQLFLLTGSTGGTYYPLGGAMANTWNKHLAGKVQVTSQPSGASVENLKRIGKGEAQLGMAMNNIADQAWKGEGDAFKDTGAIKNFRTIGVIYPEVYQGIAAADSKIESIADLKGKKVAIGPTGSGTAVISKDIFAEYGLKLEDFKPEYAGFGDAAGKFKDGHIDANFGVLSVPAAAIQDVMTVRKIKIIEIKGDMFEKLKAKYPFFSQYVIPAGTYGNEKDAYTINMQAALYCKADLPEDLVYDLTKVFYEQSAEIAAAHAAGKYIKLEKALDGITTPLHPGAVKYYKEKGIKIPDNIMPK
- a CDS encoding aspartate aminotransferase family protein, whose product is MDNVFYRNLRKSYPEVDYGKGIYLYDKEGKKYIDACSGSAVANLGHGHPRVIKAMTEQAEKVAFTHLSRWTSGPVKELADLVAHLAPGSLNKLYLVSGGSEATESALKMARQYYLERDGKSSKYRIISRWQSFHGNTIGALSMTGDKRRKKYSPLLLNFPHVAPAYCYRCSFDKDQETCSVECALDLERAIKLEGADTIAAFIAEPVVGAACGALVPHKDYFKIIRQICDHYDILFIADEVMTGFGRTGSMFAIEEWGVVPDLICVAKGMSAGYSPLGGVIAKDEIYEVFKNGSGSFVHGHTYGGNPLSAAVAVAVVKTILEDNLVENSRNVGEYLLTQLQEKLLPFWYVGDVRGKGLMQGVEIVKNKDTKEPFPASLNIAEKLTVTLMDFGVIVYPGNGMADGENGDQFLLAPPLIMTRAEADELVERMEGGFREFEKRISQYK
- a CDS encoding 3-keto-5-aminohexanoate cleavage protein, which codes for MGNKVIITIAPTGNVPTKEMNPHLPVTPQEIADQIYECWKEGASVAHIHARDKEGKPTSDVNVYREILERLAEKKDCDIITQLSTGGRAGNSYLERGQMICLKPEMASLATGSSNFPTKANLNDPETIAYLAGQMRAYGVKPEIEVFDTAMLANAMQLVKQGVIDWPLQINLVLGVPGSQPASFQQLFFLYQNLPQGATWTVSAIGKDHVPLSTMALALGGNVRVGLEDNIYYSKGVLATNVSLVRRIKNIALAMGKEIATPEEARQILGLEILHK